Genomic DNA from Acipenser ruthenus chromosome 4, fAciRut3.2 maternal haplotype, whole genome shotgun sequence:
TATCAGCAAATAATTACGTTTATCAAATGTATGTTAACTTCCACAAGCACCCTCATTAACTATGACTGAGTGAATTCTGTTTTCACAAAATTCTATTCAATCGAGTAGCCGATTTCTTATTTTTAACTGCAACTTTAATGAGTCCATTCTGGCTTAATAGAAAGGAACGTGTGAAGAACCTACTATTTGGAGACCCTCGATCAAGTGAACTCTCTGGTGGACCTTTGGTGTTGTGTCCAGTCTCAACAGGTTTTGTAGTGCTTCCATAATGTGTTCTTTTCAAGGTTTGTTTGCGGTGATAGAAAGTAGTTTCTATTGAAAGGCCAAGCACGCCCCAGCATTGTAGTAAAATGGCTTCCCATTCTGTGTTGAATGCTGCGTGAACGGGCATGTGTCCACTGCAGAAGAGGACAATCGCACAGACCAGCGCCGTACTACCTCTGTGATTGATGAGTAGCACTCTTCTCTATTTTAACACAACGTGTGCAGTGTTTCTAAGAGCTTTCATACAACAGGTGACGAGCACGTTTCCTGTTTGCTGAATGGTTTACATCCACTACTACAGCATTTAAATTGGTCAACCTATTTGAAAGACCATTGCATTGTATCGGGTTGCAAGTGACAAACACTCGTTTCCAATGTGTCTCAATCGCCTGCCCACGCTCCcaagaaacaaaagaaagaaagaaagaaagaaagacagcaattGCAGTTATCTAAAACGAGTACAGCAAATACTTATTTTGATGAGCTTCTTTTTCACAATCccaatgtatttatataaagtaaACGCTGTGGTAATGTGCATGGCTTGGTGGCGCGCATACTTGGATTCGCTGGCTGGGACGCAATACTTCTATCTGACTGTCCGAGCCAAGTCCTTCCCGACAACAATCAGCCACTGGATCCTTTAACCAGGTAAATGATTGTGTAGATGATCATTTTCAACAGCCGATGCTAAAGAAACTGCAGGACCTTGGTTACATTATGTTATTTACTTTGTTTTACTATGATGTGAATATATTGAGGCTTGCTTGGAAGGAAGGGGTCCCCAAAAGGAATAACAACACACGTGAACACTTGTTACAAATAAGAAACTAAGAGTAGAATAATTTAGGTTAACCTATTGTGGGCCACAATGTAGTCATACTTTATGCTATTCGTTTTGTGTTTCGGTTCACGCGTTTTGAACTGGTGCATTTAAAACCCGCTTCGTGAGATTGCGCATAGAAATAACACTTTTAGAAATGAACTGCGTTAACCGTGTATTGGCTATGCTGTTCCTGCCCCTTTTCATTTATCTCGCTGGATGGAATGCGTGTTATCTCTAGGTGTATAATCCATTTGCTCTCGCGCAGGAGGAACTCTGCGTTGTGATTGGCTGGCGCTTCTAGTTAATGGCACGCGACTGTGGATGTAGTTATAAGAGTCCTCGCGTGCCAGCCTTCCGCTGAAGCAACTCTTAAGCACCCAGAGACAGTGCAAGGAGCAGGCAACTGCTGTTACTGGGCAACAGGACatcaggttaaaaaaaatggaCACAGTGTTAGATGAGTTGACGGGGTTGGACTCCTTCTCCTCCCCTTATTTTGACGAGGAGGATTTCTTCACCGATCAGTCCTCCAGAGATCACTTGGACACAGACGAGTTTCTGGACGAGGACGTTGACTTTCTTACAACTCAGATTCAAGAATACTACAAGGACAGCAGAATAGTGCACGATGGGGAGTACTGCGATGCTGGCAACTTTTCTTTCTCGTCCTCCTCGTCCACCTTCTCCTTCGGCTGCGCTGACAGCACTTCAGAAGTATCCCCCCAGCTCAAAGGAGAGGGCCCGCTGATGAAAAGGCGAAGGCGGATGAGATCAGAAGCCGACATGCAACATTTGAGGCATGCTGCCAATGTCAGAGAGCGTCGGAGAATGCAGTCTATAAACGATGCATTTGAGGGACTCCGGTCTCATATCCCTACACTGCCTTACGAGAAGAGACTCTCTAAAGTTGACACTCTGCGTCTCGCCATAGGCTACATTAACTTCCTCGCAGAACTGGTGCAGTCCGACATGCCTATAAGAAACCCTAACAGCGACACTTCTAATCAAATTAAGAAAGTTATTATCTGCAACAGAGGAACAAGTAAGCTGATTTAATGATATATAAGAGAAAGGTTACGGTTGTAAAATTAACTGTGGTTGTATTACATTATTGGCCATTTAACGTACATTTTGTAATGGAACTTTTGTTCTGCAAACCATATAAACGTATGTGATTATTaacctttttattattgttttctccTTTTCAGGATCACCATCTCCAAGTGATCCCGACTATGGGCTTCCTCCTCTTGCAGGACACTCTCTCTCCTGGACTGATGAGAAACAGTTGAAAGAACAAAACATCATTAGAACAGCAAAAGTGTGGACCCCTGAAGACCCCCGAAAGTTAAATACCAAGACATCTTTAAACAACATCGAGAATGAGCCCCCTTTTGATTTCATATCATAAGAACTCTCATACTCACTTGGACTTTTTAAAATGACGTTGTACATACTGAAtgtgaaatgtaaaatatatacatatattgtaaaTTCAGCTATCCAATCTATGTTATTAATGGCAATCaacttatttattgtatttatgaaatAGAATTAATGAACTAGAATCACCAGGTCTGAAAGTCTTTGTATTTaattctgtattatttatttgaaccTAATATATGATTACCTAATTTAATCTAAAAAGAGAATTtgtgaacatgttaaatataaatatatatatattagaaagcaCTCTAAATATTGTGAattaatttattataatatatgaATTTCgtgtatttttgaaaataaaacacgAGAACTCTATTTAATGTCTCTTTGATTGAATTGGCGGTTatgttataaataattatttttttataaaatcaaaTGACAGATTTGAAGCCACTGAAATGATGTCCCTTTTATTCCTTTTACTTACACTACATGACTTGTTTATTCGTTTTTATGTAACTAGCTGGTGCTACATCCCTAGTTAATATCTCATATCACATTTAAGATACATTGTTACACCCTCCtgataaaataaaagtttaactCGGACAAAATGTCTATAAATTAGATTGGTAGTAACTTGTAATGTGGAAGAAATGGTTTCCAGCCTTTTAAACACTCCTTATCAATTATGTTAAAGAACAGCTTTGTATGTATTTCTTCAGATTTACAAAGTCTATTTGCATATCAAAAGCAACAAACTGCCCCTGGTATCGAACACTTATCTCAGAAGTGCATTGGAAATAAAATGCATATGAAATTAGCTTCCTGCATTCACCGCCTTACTTTTATACAACTAATTCCATTGTTTTTTTATGGACAGCTATAATAATAGAAGGGGCAAACAAGGATACGGTCCCATTAACGCAAATGTTTGCAAACTTtgttattttaagatttttaGAGTACATTTTTATAGCCCATAGTTTCTAAAGTTGATCATTTTAAAGACTGCATACAGAAATATACACTTGTGCCCACAACACGTTCGTTAAGTACAATGGTTCCTTTATTTATTGTTGCTgtgtgtgcatattatttttttttaataaaataaaagtaaaaagcaTACCAGTAATATTTTACAGGATGGACTAGTTGAAGACAAGAAACgtgcgtctttttttttttttttttttttttttttttgacaaagcCTGATTACTTTGTACATCATTCAACCACCTGATTCTAAGACCagccatttttgtttaaaattataaCAGGCCACTAAATTGATAAAAGAAGCATGACAAAACCTAGTTTCTAGTTGCTACTAGAATGGCTGGTCTGTATATTCTGCAGGTG
This window encodes:
- the LOC117399798 gene encoding pancreas transcription factor 1 subunit alpha-like; translated protein: MDTVLDELTGLDSFSSPYFDEEDFFTDQSSRDHLDTDEFLDEDVDFLTTQIQEYYKDSRIVHDGEYCDAGNFSFSSSSSTFSFGCADSTSEVSPQLKGEGPLMKRRRRMRSEADMQHLRHAANVRERRRMQSINDAFEGLRSHIPTLPYEKRLSKVDTLRLAIGYINFLAELVQSDMPIRNPNSDTSNQIKKVIICNRGTRSPSPSDPDYGLPPLAGHSLSWTDEKQLKEQNIIRTAKVWTPEDPRKLNTKTSLNNIENEPPFDFIS